One genomic segment of Rivularia sp. PCC 7116 includes these proteins:
- a CDS encoding flippase, with protein MLRKLKIKNLSQFKSHTKLRKVVSNTGWLFADRILRMGAGLLVGVWVARYLGAEDYGLFNYALAFVSLFTPIFTLGLDDVVVRQLVKESSDKTEILGTTFGLKLIGGIVSVLLAVGSLFLLQEQNILRIWLVIILAMTGIFRTADTIELWFQSQIQSKYTVVAKNIAYLLSTLVKVGLILIKAPLLTFAWATLAEIFMGAIGLFAIYQIKGFSPLWNWRWNFTAAKSLLKESFPLIFSGFAILIFMKIDQIMLGEMKGNNEVGIYSAAVRVSELWYFIPTAIVSSVSPSIYAAKEKSEHHYYKRIGQLLRLLTYISLAIAIPMTFLSKNIVLMMFGSGYAEASTILAVHIWASLFVFMGVATLPWFIAEGLNHISLGKTLLGAVLNVILNYLLIPKYSGLGAAIATISSQAAAAFLSNAVDKRTRKLFQVQLQSFLPFYKY; from the coding sequence ATGCTGAGAAAATTAAAAATTAAAAATCTATCGCAATTTAAATCTCATACGAAACTACGTAAAGTCGTCAGCAATACGGGATGGTTATTCGCCGACAGAATTCTGCGTATGGGCGCGGGTTTGCTGGTTGGGGTTTGGGTAGCTCGTTACTTAGGAGCCGAAGATTACGGATTATTTAACTATGCTTTAGCTTTTGTTAGTTTATTTACGCCAATTTTTACCTTGGGTTTAGATGATGTAGTAGTACGTCAGCTTGTTAAAGAATCATCCGACAAAACGGAAATATTAGGAACTACCTTTGGTTTAAAACTGATAGGTGGAATAGTTTCGGTTTTATTAGCGGTAGGTAGTTTATTTCTATTACAAGAGCAAAATATACTGAGAATCTGGTTAGTAATAATATTAGCCATGACTGGAATATTCCGAACTGCCGACACAATTGAACTGTGGTTTCAGTCTCAGATACAGTCAAAATATACGGTAGTTGCGAAAAATATTGCTTATCTATTAAGTACTTTAGTAAAAGTAGGATTAATTCTGATTAAAGCACCATTGCTAACGTTTGCTTGGGCAACTTTAGCAGAAATTTTTATGGGTGCCATTGGTTTATTTGCTATTTATCAAATCAAAGGATTTTCCCCGTTATGGAATTGGAGGTGGAATTTTACAGCCGCAAAAAGCCTGCTCAAGGAAAGTTTTCCACTGATTTTTTCAGGATTTGCAATTCTAATTTTCATGAAAATTGACCAGATAATGCTGGGTGAAATGAAAGGGAATAATGAAGTTGGTATTTATTCGGCGGCAGTAAGAGTTTCCGAGTTGTGGTACTTTATCCCAACTGCAATTGTTTCTTCTGTTTCTCCTTCAATTTATGCAGCGAAAGAAAAATCCGAACATCATTACTATAAACGAATCGGACAACTACTCCGCCTACTCACATATATATCCCTAGCAATTGCGATTCCCATGACATTCCTCTCAAAAAACATCGTTTTGATGATGTTTGGTAGCGGTTATGCAGAAGCTTCCACAATATTAGCCGTGCATATTTGGGCATCTTTATTCGTATTTATGGGTGTAGCAACTTTACCGTGGTTTATTGCAGAAGGACTCAACCATATTTCTTTAGGAAAAACTTTATTAGGAGCAGTTCTAAATGTCATACTCAACTATTTGCTGATACCGAAATATAGCGGACTTGGAGCGGCGATCGCCACAATTTCATCTCAAGCGGCAGCAGCTTTTTTAAGTAATGCTGTTGATAAAAGAACGCGAAAACTATTTCAAGTTCAGCTACAGTCTTTCCTTCCTTTTTATAAATATTGA
- a CDS encoding polysaccharide biosynthesis tyrosine autokinase produces MTMETLSTIEEIDIQKYLQVIKRRWLPACGVFGLTVTGATLYAMSLTPTYRAEGSLMIKSNRTSSLTGLSEDLGRLEALTQNNNPLDTQTRIVTSNPVIQETIKELNLKDDEGKLIPISALANGLNVEGIKGSDILLISYNDPNPVKAAKIVNTVIKNYIQQNVNANQKEAQTAREFLKQQLPNAELLVREAELELRRFKEKHQIIALQEEASASVETIIKLEERISQIQAQLAHVNARLKNLQAQAGVESQQAVISADLSQRQGIQKLLTQLQETESQLALERTRFKPGHPIIDSLKDKVATLRNLLRERTNEISGNQQQIQQGNLQLGELRRSLIAEITSAQAERDGLQQQIATLTNKFYTYKRRADLLPKLEQEQRELERKLKAAQSTYQTLLTKDREINVIENQKIPNARIISAALVPDSPQGPRKTLFLIGGGAAGILLGIITGFGLDLIDRSVKTVKEAREVMKYTLLGVIPALGKHHKHNSSIAGVNRPLPRLIERDIPSFPIGNAYQILQANLKFLCSDTQLRSIVVTSSVPKEGKSEVAANLAIAMASVGRRVLLVDADMRHPIQHHTWGLTNAVGLSNVIVDHVNIESAVQEVAPNLDVLSSGVLPPNPMALLDSQRMATLVKQFTHKYDFVIFDTPAVVGTADAAILSDLTDGILLVVRPGVVESDSANAARDYLNQSHQKVLGIVINGVDIKSEPKSYLYYTKEAIDSATSENEFSPIRETIFKTIKKKEIH; encoded by the coding sequence ATGACAATGGAAACTTTAAGCACTATCGAAGAAATAGATATTCAAAAATATTTACAGGTTATCAAACGTCGCTGGTTGCCTGCTTGTGGAGTTTTTGGGCTAACGGTAACGGGAGCTACACTGTATGCAATGTCCCTAACACCTACCTATAGGGCAGAGGGAAGTTTGATGATCAAAAGTAATCGCACTTCTTCCTTGACGGGACTATCAGAAGATTTAGGAAGATTGGAAGCTTTAACTCAAAATAATAATCCTTTAGATACGCAAACACGAATCGTTACATCAAATCCCGTTATTCAAGAAACAATTAAAGAGCTAAATCTGAAAGATGACGAAGGTAAGCTGATACCGATTTCTGCTTTAGCTAATGGATTAAATGTAGAAGGAATTAAGGGTAGTGATATTTTATTAATTTCTTATAACGATCCAAATCCAGTCAAAGCTGCCAAAATCGTTAATACTGTCATTAAAAATTATATTCAGCAAAATGTAAACGCTAACCAAAAAGAAGCCCAAACTGCACGGGAATTTCTCAAGCAACAACTACCAAATGCAGAATTATTAGTAAGAGAAGCAGAATTGGAACTGCGGCGATTCAAAGAAAAGCATCAAATTATTGCTTTGCAAGAAGAGGCTAGTGCATCAGTAGAGACAATCATTAAATTAGAAGAACGAATATCTCAAATTCAAGCTCAACTAGCTCACGTCAATGCACGTCTAAAAAATTTACAGGCTCAAGCCGGGGTAGAATCGCAACAAGCTGTAATCTCGGCAGATTTGAGTCAAAGACAGGGAATACAAAAACTATTAACCCAGCTTCAAGAAACAGAAAGTCAACTGGCGCTGGAACGAACTCGTTTTAAACCAGGACACCCTATCATCGATTCTTTGAAAGATAAAGTTGCGACTCTTAGAAATCTCCTGCGAGAAAGAACCAATGAAATTTCGGGAAATCAACAACAAATTCAACAAGGAAATTTACAGCTAGGAGAATTACGCAGAAGTTTAATTGCAGAAATTACCAGTGCCCAAGCAGAGCGTGACGGCTTGCAGCAGCAAATCGCTACACTCACAAATAAGTTTTATACATATAAAAGACGAGCCGATTTGCTACCGAAATTAGAACAAGAGCAACGCGAATTAGAGCGCAAACTAAAAGCAGCACAATCAACCTATCAAACATTATTAACTAAAGATAGGGAGATTAATGTAATTGAAAATCAAAAGATTCCTAATGCACGCATCATTTCTGCAGCTCTAGTTCCCGATTCTCCCCAGGGACCTCGTAAAACTCTGTTCCTTATCGGTGGAGGTGCTGCGGGCATATTGCTAGGCATAATTACCGGCTTCGGTTTAGACTTAATAGACCGTTCGGTTAAGACTGTCAAAGAGGCTAGAGAAGTAATGAAATATACACTTCTCGGAGTTATTCCGGCATTAGGCAAGCATCACAAACATAATTCTTCGATTGCCGGAGTTAACAGACCTCTACCGCGACTAATTGAGAGAGATATTCCTTCTTTTCCCATAGGGAATGCCTATCAAATCTTACAGGCTAACTTAAAATTTCTCTGCTCTGATACTCAGTTGAGAAGTATTGTGGTTACAAGTTCTGTTCCTAAAGAAGGAAAATCAGAAGTTGCAGCAAACTTAGCGATCGCAATGGCAAGTGTAGGGCGAAGAGTGCTACTCGTAGATGCAGATATGCGCCATCCGATTCAGCATCACACCTGGGGACTTACTAATGCGGTGGGCTTGAGTAATGTAATTGTGGATCACGTCAACATTGAGTCTGCGGTACAAGAAGTAGCACCCAATTTAGATGTGCTTAGCTCTGGTGTTTTACCTCCGAATCCTATGGCTCTACTGGATTCTCAGAGAATGGCAACCTTAGTGAAACAGTTTACCCATAAATATGATTTCGTAATCTTCGATACTCCTGCTGTAGTTGGAACGGCTGATGCAGCAATACTAAGCGACCTAACAGACGGTATTTTGCTAGTAGTACGCCCTGGTGTTGTTGAATCAGACAGTGCAAATGCAGCAAGAGATTATTTAAATCAATCACACCAAAAGGTTTTGGGAATAGTAATTAATGGTGTCGATATAAAAAGCGAACCCAAGAGCTATTTGTATTACACGAAGGAAGCGATTGACTCGGCTACAAGTGAAAATGAGTTTTCACCAATTAGAGAAACTATATTCAAGACTATTAAAAAGAAGGAAATTCATTAA
- a CDS encoding glycosyltransferase, which produces MKTTCLINNYNYANFLAEAVNSALNQSVKFDEIIIVDDASTDNSAEVIAKLAENESVRYVLKPENQGQLSSFNQGFLAATGDLIFFLDADDMYELEYLENALKFYQRYRECDFLFCAYQMFGVAEGIYQEYDFDTDLGYSQIKTMCVGEWIGSITSTLSMRKQTLQKILPIPHTEDWRVRADDCLIWGASLVGAKKFYMPQPSVMYRIHKNNNFYNDKSLDIDISFEYKRLLKRSAMFNYIMQKNTISLPLFLAYTSLQELKTIPCPTKKDFAIYLKIIFLLEKNVYWKFKGIFLLSIYFCKLFITGKLL; this is translated from the coding sequence ATGAAGACAACCTGTTTAATTAACAACTACAACTATGCGAATTTTCTGGCAGAGGCTGTAAATAGTGCTTTGAATCAAAGCGTTAAGTTTGACGAAATAATTATTGTTGATGATGCATCTACAGACAACTCGGCAGAAGTGATTGCGAAGCTGGCTGAAAATGAAAGTGTTAGATATGTCTTAAAACCAGAAAATCAAGGTCAGTTATCTTCATTTAATCAAGGTTTCTTAGCTGCCACCGGGGATTTAATTTTTTTCCTCGATGCGGATGATATGTACGAACTAGAGTACTTAGAAAATGCACTGAAGTTTTATCAGCGCTATCGGGAATGCGATTTTTTATTTTGCGCTTATCAAATGTTCGGAGTGGCAGAAGGGATATATCAAGAATATGATTTCGATACAGATTTGGGTTATTCCCAAATTAAAACCATGTGTGTTGGTGAGTGGATTGGCTCTATAACTTCCACGCTGTCAATGCGTAAACAAACCTTGCAAAAAATCTTGCCTATTCCGCATACAGAAGATTGGCGAGTTCGAGCAGATGATTGTTTGATATGGGGTGCTTCTTTAGTGGGAGCTAAAAAGTTTTATATGCCTCAACCGTCGGTTATGTATAGAATACACAAAAATAATAATTTCTACAATGATAAATCTTTAGACATAGATATTAGTTTTGAATATAAAAGATTATTAAAACGTTCTGCAATGTTTAATTACATCATGCAGAAAAATACTATTAGCTTACCGCTATTTCTGGCATATACGTCGCTCCAAGAGCTAAAAACTATTCCTTGTCCGACAAAAAAAGATTTTGCAATATATTTGAAAATTATATTTTTATTAGAAAAGAATGTCTATTGGAAATTTAAAGGAATATTTCTCCTAAGTATTTACTTCTGCAAATTATTTATAACCGGAAAACTACTGTAA